A portion of the Vibrio coralliirubri genome contains these proteins:
- a CDS encoding CidA/LrgA family protein, whose amino-acid sequence MKERLTQLVYCLISFTLIIGALTAGNALQHFLDTSIPGSIFGMLILFAAMVIGIVPSHWVQPGASLIIRLMILLFVPISVGLMDHFDMLIANALPIMASAVGGTLLVLVSLSWFLDRLLSRGN is encoded by the coding sequence TTGAAAGAAAGATTGACCCAACTGGTTTACTGCTTAATCTCCTTCACCTTAATCATAGGTGCACTTACAGCAGGTAACGCGTTACAACACTTTTTGGATACCTCAATCCCAGGCAGTATTTTTGGCATGTTGATTTTGTTTGCCGCCATGGTGATTGGTATTGTTCCTTCGCACTGGGTACAGCCCGGTGCAAGCTTGATTATCCGCCTAATGATCTTACTGTTTGTTCCGATCAGTGTTGGGTTGATGGATCATTTCGACATGCTCATCGCGAACGCATTGCCAATTATGGCTAGCGCCGTTGGTGGCACGTTGCTGGTGTTGGTGTCCTTATCATGGTTCTTAGACCGCTTGCTTTCGAGAGGTAACTGA
- a CDS encoding IS5 family transposase gives MPKPRYKTTNWKQYNRSLINRGSLTFWIDEEAISGWAQSKQNKRGRPRRFSDLAITTALMVKRVFSMPLRALQGFIDSIFRLAHVPLSCPHYTCISRRAKQVEVSFKTKTRGAIQHLAIDATGLKVYGEGEWKVKKHGTDGKRRVWRKLHIAVDTNTHEIIAAELSLSTVTDGEVLPNLLKQTRRSILEVSGDGAYDTRACHAAIKIKGAIALIPPREGAAFWERGHPRNFAVGCQKLYDSNKYWKERYGYHKRSLSETAMYRVKQLLGGKLSLRNYNAQVGETYAMIKALNKLTGLGMPETCRID, from the coding sequence ATGCCTAAGCCTCGTTATAAAACAACCAACTGGAAGCAATACAACCGATCACTCATTAACCGTGGTTCTCTGACTTTTTGGATTGATGAAGAAGCAATAAGCGGATGGGCGCAAAGCAAACAGAATAAGCGCGGTAGGCCGCGTCGGTTCAGTGATTTAGCTATCACGACAGCACTCATGGTCAAACGAGTTTTTTCTATGCCATTGAGAGCGCTGCAAGGATTTATCGACTCGATATTTAGGTTAGCCCATGTACCGTTAAGTTGTCCGCATTACACCTGCATCAGTCGTAGAGCCAAGCAAGTTGAGGTTTCATTTAAGACTAAAACGAGAGGAGCGATACAGCACCTAGCCATTGATGCTACTGGCCTTAAGGTTTATGGCGAAGGTGAATGGAAAGTCAAAAAACATGGGACGGATGGCAAGCGTAGAGTCTGGCGAAAGCTGCATATTGCAGTCGATACCAACACTCATGAGATCATTGCCGCCGAGCTAAGTTTATCGACGGTTACAGATGGAGAAGTACTCCCGAACTTACTGAAACAAACACGCCGAAGTATCCTTGAGGTGTCTGGTGATGGCGCTTACGACACGAGAGCGTGTCACGCTGCTATTAAGATTAAGGGAGCTATTGCGCTTATTCCCCCAAGAGAAGGGGCTGCCTTCTGGGAGCGTGGTCACCCTCGAAATTTCGCCGTGGGTTGCCAGAAATTATACGACTCAAATAAGTATTGGAAAGAGCGGTATGGATACCACAAACGTTCACTCTCAGAAACAGCGATGTATCGAGTTAAACAGTTGCTAGGAGGGAAACTGAGCTTAAGAAATTACAATGCCCAGGTGGGTGAAACTTACGCGATGATAAAAGCGTTGAACAAGCTTACTGGGTTAGGTATGCCTGAAACTTGTCGTATTGACTAA
- a CDS encoding DUF2804 domain-containing protein: MIKTNPAPHSLIDSNGQPIIGHFDGIPKHLNIESFDYRNSMDAKANSWQKHFHYKQFQFVSIVTDTHIIGVAIADIRYLVSAFCYLYDIENNHLQESSWLRPLGFDKHVTPSPFEGKTSIADQSITFDIEGGQWRVRLNTKIIKADIALEPEADSLPMTMCSPTGYSGWTYTQKHNALRISGDIQIKGVSLDLEQARAGYDFSAGYMRRETSWRWASINTQSNGTDIGLNLAAGVNETGGCENVLWVNGTRLLLNPVQFAFSRQNTNLPWQITSQDGRINLTFTPLNNRSEKLNLWLLKSNFRQFVGHFSGSIEDNNGVTHQLDGVLGLTEDHFARW, translated from the coding sequence ATGATAAAAACCAACCCTGCCCCACACAGTTTGATTGATTCTAATGGTCAGCCGATCATTGGGCATTTCGATGGCATCCCTAAACACCTGAACATCGAGAGCTTTGACTATCGAAACTCGATGGATGCAAAAGCAAACTCTTGGCAGAAGCACTTCCACTACAAACAATTCCAGTTTGTCAGCATCGTCACCGATACACACATTATTGGTGTCGCTATCGCGGATATTCGCTACTTGGTCTCGGCATTTTGTTATCTGTACGACATAGAAAACAACCATCTGCAAGAGTCATCTTGGTTGAGGCCATTAGGGTTTGATAAGCATGTAACGCCTTCACCATTTGAAGGAAAGACAAGCATTGCCGATCAAAGCATTACTTTCGATATTGAAGGCGGACAATGGCGAGTTCGCTTGAATACCAAAATCATCAAGGCCGATATCGCTTTAGAGCCTGAAGCCGACAGCTTACCCATGACGATGTGCAGCCCAACGGGGTATTCAGGTTGGACTTACACCCAAAAGCACAACGCTTTGCGCATCAGCGGCGACATCCAAATCAAAGGAGTATCACTCGATCTCGAACAAGCTCGTGCTGGGTATGATTTCTCAGCGGGATACATGAGGCGTGAAACCAGTTGGCGCTGGGCAAGCATCAACACGCAATCCAATGGGACAGATATTGGCTTGAACCTCGCGGCGGGCGTAAATGAAACCGGAGGCTGCGAAAACGTATTATGGGTCAATGGAACCAGACTCTTACTTAACCCGGTACAGTTTGCGTTTAGTCGCCAAAACACGAATTTACCTTGGCAGATAACATCACAAGATGGACGTATAAACCTGACCTTTACGCCCTTAAATAATCGCAGCGAAAAGCTCAATTTATGGCTGTTAAAGAGTAACTTTCGTCAGTTCGTTGGTCACTTTTCTGGCTCGATTGAAGACAACAATGGAGTGACACATCAACTCGATGGTGTTCTTGGTCTAACAGAAGATCACTTTGCTCGCTGGTAG
- a CDS encoding carboxypeptidase-like regulatory domain-containing protein encodes MLWRLFLLASLFPFAAYSQSEEESEANELYPAHVEVRVGKVGDSFYRVMMDDYEEPFISISNAAFYLLEMNGQCDESGYCELYLPQDVGRESPPYILDTEQAICYRDDTNIQSIKYQVIDSETYIHWYSLQACIPAKVRWDIDDYRLTVSPEFSSLTELEAAISKMKNESRKKAEDLKRAENTPAFEPVAAVGLATRLATSVYHDSETGGDVYAISDTILSTEHSLSRLSIDSREDNPIVYYNISVEAHDGEGSLEVGHVLLDGSVFTVNQTLEDGLYYTNRKRQTEFGNLQLERTTQPNISIDVLVNGIYQTTYRSDEFGRFVVEEDNISPGDTIKFRYYLSKGVWQEEEITVAGLEDAFLPRNEWGVQVVGNEGADRAGAVSLEYGLADYFTVGSAFMRQHGKDLIGVQGRYLPAHWFAGHIGWLPEFNRFPMEFDILINGDQSASIELNKTDELDLESMEYDVFKYNLSLANLTAFLTIRDDEDELSVEPKLNSKVARNLFVSYAGDYRYTKASHQDDYLHTIGLAKSGFSDTSWNISGTVDGSGHHERTELSLRNACKECLLDPLEVFQELTTNVSARYQKQEVSFTASLEARVNPYLLFKLEGTEDRYGVEMTTEFGAKTYFDESIGEFVEWNRYNHSKLTGIVYDHHKQPIQGVSLQILDQRAVSDAKGRFEFSSVPARDNLPIYIDEGALDLNLTPIQNPVFVNTKQVGLTHAHIEMVVSFGVDGTVEGDLENSAYLHFKHIQKGTEYSSEIESDGFYMVEGLIAGKYIVTLEMGDKRYVQGADLDGDFWVSDLTFNLIDFHKVY; translated from the coding sequence ATGCTTTGGCGACTCTTTTTGCTCGCTTCATTGTTTCCTTTTGCTGCGTATTCGCAATCTGAAGAAGAAAGTGAGGCGAACGAACTCTATCCAGCCCATGTAGAAGTTCGAGTCGGGAAAGTGGGGGATAGCTTTTATCGTGTCATGATGGATGACTACGAAGAACCCTTCATTTCGATATCCAATGCCGCTTTTTATCTGCTCGAAATGAATGGTCAGTGTGATGAAAGCGGATATTGCGAACTGTATTTGCCTCAAGATGTGGGAAGAGAATCTCCTCCGTACATTTTAGATACCGAACAAGCCATTTGTTATCGCGATGACACCAATATCCAGTCGATCAAATATCAAGTCATCGACTCAGAAACTTACATCCACTGGTACAGCTTGCAAGCTTGTATCCCGGCAAAAGTGCGTTGGGATATTGATGATTATCGGCTGACCGTTTCTCCAGAATTCAGCTCATTGACTGAACTGGAAGCCGCTATTTCTAAGATGAAAAATGAATCACGTAAAAAGGCCGAGGATCTCAAGCGAGCTGAAAACACGCCAGCTTTCGAACCTGTTGCCGCCGTGGGTTTGGCGACTCGGTTAGCGACTTCGGTTTATCACGACAGTGAAACTGGCGGTGATGTTTACGCAATTTCAGACACCATATTAAGCACTGAACACTCCTTGTCTCGCTTGTCGATTGATTCACGAGAAGATAACCCCATCGTTTATTACAACATTTCGGTAGAAGCTCATGACGGTGAAGGCTCTTTGGAAGTCGGCCATGTGTTATTAGATGGCAGCGTCTTTACTGTGAATCAAACCCTCGAAGACGGGCTCTATTACACCAATCGAAAGCGACAGACAGAGTTCGGTAACCTTCAACTCGAACGAACCACTCAACCCAACATCAGCATCGATGTTTTGGTCAATGGCATTTATCAAACCACTTATCGCTCTGATGAGTTTGGACGTTTCGTGGTTGAAGAAGACAACATCTCCCCCGGTGACACCATCAAGTTTCGCTACTACTTATCGAAAGGTGTCTGGCAGGAAGAAGAGATCACCGTCGCCGGTTTAGAAGATGCATTTCTGCCACGCAACGAGTGGGGTGTGCAAGTGGTCGGTAATGAAGGCGCAGACCGAGCGGGCGCTGTGTCGCTCGAATATGGGCTTGCCGATTACTTCACTGTGGGTAGTGCCTTTATGAGGCAACATGGCAAAGACTTGATTGGCGTTCAAGGACGATACTTACCGGCGCATTGGTTCGCGGGTCATATCGGTTGGTTACCTGAGTTCAATCGGTTTCCAATGGAGTTTGATATTTTGATCAACGGCGATCAGTCGGCATCGATAGAGCTTAATAAAACCGATGAATTGGACTTAGAGTCAATGGAGTACGATGTGTTCAAATACAACCTGTCGCTTGCAAACTTAACAGCCTTTTTAACGATAAGAGATGATGAAGACGAATTGAGTGTTGAACCCAAGTTGAACTCGAAAGTGGCTCGTAATCTGTTTGTCTCATACGCCGGTGATTATCGATATACCAAAGCTTCTCACCAAGATGATTATCTACACACTATTGGCTTGGCAAAAAGTGGGTTTTCGGATACATCGTGGAATATTTCAGGAACTGTTGATGGTTCGGGTCATCATGAACGAACGGAGCTGTCTTTAAGGAATGCGTGTAAAGAGTGCCTGCTCGATCCGTTGGAGGTTTTTCAAGAACTCACGACCAACGTATCGGCTCGCTATCAAAAGCAGGAGGTTTCGTTTACGGCTTCTTTGGAAGCTCGAGTGAATCCTTATTTGCTCTTTAAGTTGGAAGGAACCGAAGACCGATACGGTGTCGAGATGACGACCGAATTCGGCGCCAAGACTTACTTTGATGAAAGCATTGGTGAGTTTGTTGAGTGGAATCGTTACAACCATTCTAAGCTGACCGGCATTGTCTACGATCACCACAAACAACCGATACAGGGCGTAAGCCTACAAATCTTGGATCAACGAGCAGTCAGTGATGCAAAAGGCCGATTTGAATTCTCAAGTGTTCCGGCTCGAGATAATCTGCCTATCTATATTGATGAAGGGGCACTCGACCTTAACCTAACGCCGATTCAAAATCCCGTATTTGTAAATACTAAGCAAGTCGGCCTGACTCATGCTCATATCGAAATGGTGGTGTCATTTGGCGTCGATGGTACGGTAGAAGGTGACCTAGAAAACAGTGCTTATCTGCACTTTAAACATATCCAGAAAGGCACCGAGTATTCGAGCGAGATTGAGAGTGATGGCTTTTACATGGTAGAGGGGCTAATCGCGGGCAAATACATTGTGACTTTAGAAATGGGCGACAAGCGATACGTGCAAGGTGCCGACTTGGACGGCGATTTCTGGGTAAGCGACCTCACATTCAACCTCATTGATTTTCATAAGGTGTACTAG
- a CDS encoding LrgB family protein, whose amino-acid sequence MWILLTIVVFLFARWVSQKVNSPLCNPLLISIGIIIPILTFFRVPFETYYADNTWITYMLQPAVVALAYPLYEQLPQIRANWRIITFACTLGSVMSMTTTALIAVAFKADLTLIASLLGKSVTTPIAMEVSSHLGGEAAIAAILVLIVGLFGAIFAYPIYNLIGIKSPIARGLTMGTVSHALGTATCAEKNQEDAAFSSLALVLCGVITSIIAPSIFSLVVWFYS is encoded by the coding sequence ATGTGGATTCTACTCACCATCGTGGTATTCCTGTTTGCTCGCTGGGTAAGTCAAAAAGTAAACTCGCCGCTGTGTAATCCCCTGCTTATCAGCATTGGTATCATCATTCCGATTCTCACGTTCTTTAGAGTACCGTTTGAAACTTACTATGCTGACAACACTTGGATTACCTACATGCTACAGCCTGCGGTTGTTGCACTTGCTTACCCACTTTATGAACAACTACCTCAAATCAGAGCCAACTGGCGCATCATTACCTTTGCTTGCACGCTAGGCAGTGTGATGTCGATGACAACAACGGCATTAATCGCAGTAGCATTTAAAGCGGACTTAACTTTGATTGCGAGCTTGTTAGGCAAATCAGTCACCACGCCAATTGCGATGGAAGTATCGAGCCATTTAGGTGGTGAAGCAGCGATTGCGGCAATACTGGTATTGATTGTTGGTCTGTTTGGGGCAATTTTTGCTTATCCAATCTACAATCTCATTGGTATTAAGAGCCCGATCGCCCGTGGTTTAACCATGGGTACCGTGTCTCACGCTTTAGGCACCGCGACTTGTGCGGAAAAGAATCAGGAAGATGCAGCATTCAGTTCTTTGGCTCTTGTGCTTTGCGGCGTCATTACCTCAATCATCGCACCGAGTATATTTTCGCTCGTGGTTTGGTTCTATTCTTAA
- a CDS encoding sterol desaturase family protein yields the protein MNIDALINHPEWLLLVLAPLFVVCMLAEYFIGQKQGRLPDNSSYKLSEVMCNFTLAGMHQLSDLLTGLLVVQLYLWMFGWRLMDIEMGVLSFVVLMVLQDFCYYWFHRASHRVRWMWAAHVAHHSSEQMNFSTAFRQSLMYPFAGMWLFWVPLVIIGFDPKWIIFVVLLNLGLQFFVHTQWIRSLGPLEYIFNTPSHHRVHHGKNPQYIDKNYAGVLIIWDKLFGTFEPEVETVRYGVTKPVNSFNPMVVTFQEWKAIFKDLKNRELTMKQKVRLILSPPSD from the coding sequence ATGAATATCGACGCATTAATCAATCACCCAGAATGGCTACTGCTGGTATTAGCGCCCTTATTCGTGGTGTGCATGTTGGCTGAGTATTTTATCGGTCAGAAGCAAGGTCGATTGCCAGATAACTCGAGCTATAAACTTTCAGAAGTAATGTGTAACTTCACGCTGGCGGGAATGCATCAACTCTCCGATTTACTCACCGGGTTATTGGTCGTGCAGCTGTATCTTTGGATGTTTGGTTGGCGTTTAATGGACATTGAAATGGGCGTGCTGAGTTTTGTTGTATTGATGGTGTTACAAGACTTTTGCTATTACTGGTTCCATAGAGCAAGCCATCGTGTTCGCTGGATGTGGGCCGCGCACGTCGCGCACCACAGTTCAGAACAGATGAACTTCAGTACGGCTTTCCGTCAAAGTTTGATGTACCCATTCGCAGGCATGTGGCTATTTTGGGTACCGCTGGTCATCATAGGTTTCGACCCTAAATGGATCATCTTTGTGGTGCTTCTCAATCTAGGTTTGCAGTTCTTTGTACATACTCAATGGATACGAAGCTTAGGACCACTTGAATACATCTTTAACACCCCATCACACCACCGTGTACATCACGGCAAAAACCCGCAATACATCGATAAGAACTACGCCGGTGTTTTGATCATTTGGGATAAATTGTTTGGTACGTTCGAACCGGAAGTTGAAACCGTACGTTACGGCGTCACCAAACCCGTAAACAGTTTTAACCCGATGGTAGTCACCTTTCAAGAATGGAAGGCCATATTCAAAGATTTGAAGAACCGAGAGTTAACCATGAAGCAGAAAGTTCGATTGATACTCTCACCTCCCTCGGATTAA
- a CDS encoding fimbrial biogenesis chaperone, producing MKLFISCVLGLIFTTQAYAQLLIAPTRFVLDADTSVTEKIVVENNSDQPIRLEIKPIYRPVKASGLVRTDANIAESEDIASWIKVSPPIIRELKPNQRRTVRLRMNALPADMADGEYRAYLWFSPIAKAAELSDIALSSSKTNSDGSAFQLNFHINSYVPVYVQKGEKVQDVKFACDNQSIKIRNDGNFQFTAKLNVDEHSEKVVLLRNAELTKPFPKGSKISLVQNGQPLYECVL from the coding sequence ATGAAGTTGTTTATCTCATGTGTTCTCGGCTTAATCTTCACAACACAAGCCTATGCTCAGCTACTTATCGCTCCGACTCGTTTTGTTTTGGATGCCGACACTTCGGTGACTGAAAAAATCGTCGTCGAAAACAATTCAGATCAACCGATTCGCTTGGAGATAAAACCGATTTATCGCCCAGTAAAGGCGAGTGGCTTGGTTAGAACTGACGCTAATATTGCTGAATCGGAAGACATCGCGAGTTGGATTAAAGTGTCACCACCAATAATTCGTGAACTTAAACCCAATCAAAGACGCACGGTTCGCTTACGTATGAATGCTCTGCCTGCTGACATGGCTGATGGTGAATATCGTGCTTACTTGTGGTTTTCCCCAATAGCAAAAGCTGCAGAGCTATCAGACATTGCGTTGTCTTCAAGTAAAACCAACAGTGACGGTTCAGCCTTTCAACTGAACTTTCACATCAACAGTTATGTACCCGTTTATGTTCAGAAAGGTGAGAAGGTGCAAGATGTTAAGTTTGCGTGTGACAATCAAAGCATCAAGATTCGCAACGATGGTAACTTTCAATTTACTGCAAAATTGAATGTCGACGAGCATAGCGAAAAAGTGGTGCTACTTCGTAATGCTGAATTAACCAAGCCTTTCCCAAAAGGCTCAAAGATATCACTGGTTCAGAACGGACAGCCTCTGTACGAATGTGTTCTGTAG
- the sbcB gene encoding exodeoxyribonuclease I: MSSDNQPTYFFFDYETWGVSPAKDRPSQFAGVRTDQDFNVIGEPLVIYCQPPADYLPAPEAALITRITPQKAASQGLPEPEFIAKIHAELAKPNTTSLGYNSIRFDDEVTRYTCYRNFIDPYAWSWQNGNSRWDLLDVMRAVHALRPEGIVWPENEEGYPSFKLEHLSVANGIEHENAHDAMADVIATIELAKKLKAAQPKMFDYLYNMRHKRKLNDLVDIVNMTPLMHVSGMFGRDCNYTSWIVPMAWHPTNQNAVIVVDLAKDPSPLLELGADELRDRLYTKRSELSEDELPVPIKLVQLNKCPILAPAKTLTAENAETIGIDRQQCLKNLALLREHPEIREKLIGLYSQEREYEKSDDVDTHLYDGFFSPADKTAMNIIRETDPNNLAALDITFSDERIKPLLFRYRARNFPWTLDEAEQLKWANHCREFYECRLEEYMLNLENLAHEHESDEKKMAILKAVYQYVEKLAS, encoded by the coding sequence ATGAGTTCAGATAATCAGCCGACCTACTTCTTTTTCGATTACGAAACTTGGGGCGTTAGCCCAGCAAAAGACCGTCCGAGTCAGTTTGCAGGTGTTCGTACCGACCAAGATTTCAATGTTATTGGAGAGCCTCTGGTTATCTACTGCCAACCTCCTGCTGATTACCTCCCTGCGCCAGAAGCAGCATTGATCACCCGTATCACCCCTCAAAAAGCGGCTTCACAAGGTCTTCCTGAACCTGAGTTTATCGCTAAGATCCATGCTGAGTTGGCGAAACCAAACACCACAAGCCTTGGCTACAACAGTATTCGATTCGATGATGAGGTAACGCGTTACACCTGTTACCGAAACTTCATCGACCCATATGCGTGGAGCTGGCAGAACGGCAACTCTCGTTGGGATCTATTAGATGTAATGCGCGCTGTTCACGCACTGCGTCCTGAAGGCATTGTTTGGCCAGAGAACGAAGAAGGTTACCCAAGCTTCAAACTGGAACACCTATCTGTGGCAAACGGCATTGAACATGAGAACGCGCACGATGCGATGGCAGATGTTATTGCGACCATCGAGTTAGCGAAGAAGCTGAAAGCTGCGCAACCTAAGATGTTCGATTACCTTTACAACATGCGTCATAAGCGTAAGCTAAATGACCTGGTTGATATCGTAAACATGACACCATTAATGCACGTTTCTGGCATGTTTGGCCGTGACTGCAACTACACAAGCTGGATTGTGCCTATGGCTTGGCACCCAACCAATCAAAATGCCGTTATCGTGGTTGATTTAGCCAAAGATCCAAGCCCACTGTTAGAACTGGGCGCTGATGAACTCAGAGACAGGCTCTATACCAAACGCAGCGAACTGAGTGAAGACGAGTTACCCGTACCCATCAAATTGGTTCAACTGAACAAGTGCCCTATTCTTGCTCCAGCCAAAACGCTGACGGCTGAAAATGCCGAAACCATCGGTATCGATCGCCAACAATGCTTGAAGAACTTGGCACTGCTGCGCGAACATCCAGAGATTCGCGAAAAACTGATCGGCCTGTACTCACAAGAACGCGAGTACGAAAAGAGTGATGATGTTGATACACACCTTTACGACGGTTTCTTTTCACCTGCTGATAAAACAGCGATGAACATCATTCGTGAAACTGACCCGAACAACTTGGCAGCTTTGGATATCACCTTCAGTGACGAACGAATTAAACCGTTACTGTTCCGTTACCGTGCGCGTAACTTCCCATGGACGCTCGACGAAGCTGAACAATTGAAATGGGCAAACCATTGTCGTGAGTTTTATGAGTGCCGTTTAGAAGAGTACATGCTCAACCTTGAAAACCTCGCGCACGAACATGAAAGCGACGAGAAGAAAATGGCTATCTTGAAAGCGGTTTATCAGTACGTAGAAAAGTTAGCTAGCTAA
- the cdd gene encoding cytidine deaminase, producing MNSRITLALESAPSSMKALLSDIVLADNFDATLSPEQFASLLQASGLADDELRIALLPFAAAYSYAPLSDFYVGAIVRGLSGTLYFGANLEIAGAQLGQTVHAEQSAISHAWMKGEQGISDITINFSPCGHCRQFMNELTTAKELKVQLPQRDEMSLQEYLPDSFGPADLGVTTGLMTKLDHKYTTEETTPIVVEALAALNRSHAPYTKNLSGVSLQLTSGEIFTGAYAENAAFNPSLPPLQVALIQLKLAGFDFEQIESAALVEIAEGSISHLADTQSTLEAINPDIPVTYLAI from the coding sequence ATGAACAGTCGTATTACCCTGGCGCTGGAAAGTGCTCCATCATCAATGAAAGCGCTTTTGAGTGACATCGTATTAGCAGACAACTTTGACGCGACATTGTCCCCAGAACAATTTGCTAGCCTACTGCAAGCAAGTGGTCTAGCGGATGACGAACTACGTATTGCGCTACTTCCTTTTGCCGCAGCGTATTCTTACGCTCCGTTATCTGACTTTTATGTTGGTGCAATCGTGCGTGGTTTGTCTGGTACTCTGTATTTTGGTGCAAACCTTGAAATCGCTGGTGCTCAACTTGGTCAAACCGTTCACGCTGAGCAATCTGCAATCAGCCACGCTTGGATGAAAGGCGAGCAAGGTATCTCAGATATCACCATCAACTTCAGCCCTTGTGGTCACTGTCGTCAATTCATGAACGAACTGACAACAGCAAAAGAACTTAAAGTTCAGCTTCCACAACGTGATGAAATGTCTCTGCAAGAGTACCTACCAGACTCGTTCGGCCCTGCTGATTTAGGTGTAACAACAGGCCTAATGACGAAGCTTGATCATAAGTACACGACCGAAGAAACAACGCCTATTGTTGTAGAAGCGCTAGCAGCACTAAACCGCAGCCATGCTCCTTACACCAAAAACCTAAGTGGTGTTTCGCTACAACTGACGTCAGGTGAAATTTTTACGGGTGCTTACGCAGAAAATGCAGCGTTCAACCCGAGCCTACCACCTCTGCAAGTGGCGTTGATTCAACTTAAACTGGCTGGCTTCGATTTCGAACAAATTGAAAGTGCTGCTTTGGTTGAAATCGCAGAAGGTAGCATCAGTCACCTAGCGGATACGCAATCTACATTAGAAGCGATTAACCCCGACATTCCAGTGACTTACTTAGCAATCTAA
- the purT gene encoding formate-dependent phosphoribosylglycinamide formyltransferase, with amino-acid sequence MFGTATRENATRVLLLGSGELGKEVAIECQRLGLEVIACDRYADAPAMQVAHRSHVLDMLDGDALQAIIELEKPDYVVPEIEAIATSKLVELEAQGLNVVPTANATKLTMNREGIRRLAAEELKLSTSPYRFADTFEDFSAAVEFVGMPCVVKPVMSSSGKGQSVIKTEEDIQKSWDYAQEGGRTGAGRVIVEGFIDFDYEITLLTVRAVDGVHFCAPIGHRQEDGDYRESWQPQVMSDNALKAAQYTAEQVVNALGGHGIFGVELFVKGDHVIFNEVSPRPHDTGLVTLMSQDSSEFALHVRAFTGMPIKSITQYGPCASAVILGQGTSTNIRFEGLTEALDAPQTQVRLFGKPDIDGRRRLGVALTRRNSTETAIEDAIESASKVKVIY; translated from the coding sequence ATGTTTGGTACTGCTACTCGTGAAAATGCTACTCGTGTACTTCTATTAGGTTCAGGTGAACTCGGCAAAGAAGTTGCTATCGAGTGCCAACGTTTAGGTTTGGAAGTTATTGCTTGTGACCGTTATGCAGACGCACCAGCAATGCAAGTTGCGCATCGTAGCCATGTATTAGACATGTTAGACGGCGATGCACTTCAAGCGATCATTGAACTAGAAAAGCCAGATTATGTGGTTCCTGAAATTGAAGCTATTGCCACCAGCAAGTTGGTAGAGCTAGAAGCGCAAGGCTTAAATGTCGTTCCAACTGCGAATGCGACCAAGCTAACGATGAACCGCGAAGGTATCCGTCGTCTAGCTGCAGAAGAGTTGAAACTGAGCACTTCTCCTTACCGCTTTGCAGACACCTTTGAAGATTTCTCAGCCGCTGTTGAATTCGTGGGCATGCCTTGCGTTGTTAAGCCGGTAATGAGCTCTTCAGGTAAAGGTCAAAGCGTTATCAAAACAGAAGAAGACATCCAGAAATCTTGGGACTACGCACAAGAAGGCGGTCGCACTGGCGCGGGTCGTGTGATCGTTGAAGGCTTCATCGACTTTGATTACGAGATCACCCTTCTAACCGTTCGCGCAGTCGACGGTGTTCACTTCTGTGCGCCTATCGGTCACCGCCAAGAAGACGGAGATTACCGTGAATCATGGCAGCCACAAGTGATGTCAGACAATGCACTTAAAGCCGCACAATACACGGCTGAACAAGTGGTTAACGCACTAGGTGGTCACGGTATCTTTGGTGTCGAGCTGTTTGTTAAAGGCGATCACGTTATCTTCAATGAAGTATCCCCTCGCCCACACGATACTGGCTTAGTGACATTGATGTCTCAAGACTCATCTGAATTCGCACTGCACGTACGCGCCTTTACCGGTATGCCGATCAAATCTATCACGCAATACGGCCCGTGTGCATCAGCGGTTATTCTAGGCCAAGGCACTTCAACCAACATTCGTTTTGAAGGTCTTACAGAGGCGCTAGACGCACCACAAACGCAGGTTCGCTTGTTTGGTAAGCCTGATATCGATGGCCGCCGTCGTCTAGGTGTGGCGCTTACTCGTCGCAACAGCACTGAGACAGCGATTGAAGATGCAATTGAGAGCGCGTCAAAAGTAAAAGTGATTTACTAA